The following are encoded together in the Humulus lupulus chromosome 5, drHumLupu1.1, whole genome shotgun sequence genome:
- the LOC133779569 gene encoding uncharacterized protein LOC133779569 → MRKKQLPHTCSRRGYARTMDDMSRESSKPVTRVQAFLKTHTKKNGEPVNAQAAEVIEKLQVLANEKPDSCTTQNTVQDALTIIFGPDKNGRSLANGRGVTNTKLAILRARDDHISQLESSQSEMKNKMSEMMNLINTIAKSVNIQGFTQPSEAESHMPSPMSVNNLKFTPENNACNLLDWNGSGEIVAEGRWSSSDPLCEVHHLRLGPNAMRVWVDVAKKPTAYLWRPTSHMSTIEESVGCTVAWPSNKVTMR, encoded by the exons atgaggaagaaacAACTCCCACATACATGCAGCAggagaggatatgctcgaacaatggatgacatg AGTAGGGAAAGCTCAAAACCTGTAACAAGAGTTCAAGCTTTCTTAAAGACACACacaaagaagaatggtgaacctgtgaATGCACAAGCTGCTGAAGTTATT GAGAAGCTACAAGTTCTTGCAAATGAAAAACCAGATTCATGCACAACACAGAATACTGTACAAGATGCTCTCACTATCATATTTGGTCCTGACAAGAATGGTAGATCATTAGCTAATGGGAGGGGAGTAACTAATACAAAGTTAGCTATTCTAAGAGCAAGAGATGACCATATTTCACAATTGGAATCAAGTCAATCTGAGATGAAGAATAAAATGTCTGAGATGATGAATCTTATTAATACTATTGCAAAAAGTGTAAACATTCAg GGGTTTACTCAACCAAGTGAAGCGGAGTCACACATGCCTTCTCCTATG AGTGTTAATAATCTGAAGTTCACTCCTGAAAACAATGCTTGCAATTTACTTGATTGGAATGGAAGTGGAGAAATTGTTGCAGAAGGTCGATGGTCTTCTAGTGATCCTTTATGTGAGGTGCATCATCTTCGTCTTGGGCCTAATGCAATGAGAGTTTGGGTTGATGTTGCTAAGAAACCTACTGCATATTTATGGAGACCAACATCACATATGAGTACAATTGAAGAATCGGTTGGTTGCACTGTTGCTTGGCCTTCTAATAAAGTTACAATGAGGTAA